One Oharaeibacter diazotrophicus DNA window includes the following coding sequences:
- a CDS encoding 50S ribosomal protein L11 methyltransferase: MPQFQVRLLAGREEAERIATLMEAAFEDEGPVSWFEDGDDWAVEAWYFADDAEELEARVKDALGSDAFAAPLSVTEVPDVDWVALSLAGLKPVVAGRFVVHGAHDRANLPAGLIGLEIEANQAFGTGHHPTTWGCLVALSRLLRTRRYREVFDLGCGSGVLAIAVAKDGRRPVLASDIDPLAVGIALENAELNGVGGLFRCVTAAGFDHAAIRGRIFDLVVANILAGPLKQLSPRFRAQTRPGATVVLSGILTTQAPSVLAAFRAQGFAREREIRREGWSTLVLRRIAG; this comes from the coding sequence ATGCCGCAGTTCCAGGTCCGTCTCCTCGCCGGCCGCGAGGAAGCCGAACGCATCGCCACCCTGATGGAGGCGGCCTTCGAGGACGAGGGGCCGGTGTCCTGGTTCGAGGACGGCGACGACTGGGCCGTCGAGGCGTGGTACTTCGCCGACGACGCCGAGGAACTGGAAGCCCGCGTCAAGGACGCGCTCGGCTCCGACGCCTTCGCCGCGCCGCTGTCGGTCACCGAGGTGCCTGATGTCGACTGGGTCGCGCTGAGTCTGGCCGGCCTGAAGCCGGTGGTCGCCGGCCGCTTCGTCGTCCACGGCGCCCACGACCGCGCCAACCTGCCCGCCGGCCTGATCGGGCTCGAGATCGAGGCCAACCAGGCCTTCGGCACCGGCCATCACCCGACCACCTGGGGCTGCCTCGTCGCGCTGTCTCGGCTCCTGCGCACCCGCCGCTACCGGGAGGTGTTCGATCTCGGCTGCGGCTCGGGCGTGCTCGCCATCGCCGTCGCCAAGGACGGCCGCCGGCCGGTGCTCGCCAGCGACATCGACCCGCTCGCTGTCGGCATCGCGCTCGAGAACGCCGAACTCAACGGCGTCGGCGGGCTGTTCCGCTGCGTCACCGCCGCCGGCTTCGACCACGCCGCGATCCGCGGCCGGATCTTCGACCTCGTCGTCGCCAACATCCTGGCCGGGCCGCTGAAGCAGCTGTCGCCGCGCTTCCGCGCGCAGACCCGCCCGGGCGCGACCGTCGTGCTGTCGGGCATCCTGACGACCCAGGCGCCGAGCGTGCTCGCCGCCTTCCGCGCCCAGGGCTTCGCCCGCGAGCGCGAGATCCGCCGCGAGGGTTGGTCGACCCTGGTGCTACGCCGCATCGCCGGCTGA
- a CDS encoding LysE family transporter: MTDPVAFLLAVVTLLATPGPTNTLLAASGAAAGLPRSLRLVPAEIAGYGLAIGLLTAVVGPAAVAAPLLPAALKAAAAVYLAWSAARLWRAGGAALAGVPAPATAARVFATTLLNPKALVFAFAIFPAGSPASFALHFFAFAAAVVAVSTGWIAAGAAIARSPGGVVTPARVSRVAAAVLALFSVLLVADASAAVLAG, translated from the coding sequence ATGACCGATCCCGTCGCCTTCCTCCTCGCCGTCGTCACGCTGCTCGCGACCCCCGGCCCCACCAACACCCTGCTCGCCGCCTCCGGCGCCGCCGCCGGGCTTCCGCGCTCGCTGCGCCTCGTGCCGGCGGAGATCGCGGGCTACGGCCTCGCGATCGGGCTGCTGACGGCGGTGGTCGGTCCGGCCGCGGTGGCGGCGCCGCTGCTGCCGGCGGCGCTGAAGGCCGCGGCGGCGGTGTATCTGGCGTGGTCGGCGGCGCGGCTGTGGCGGGCCGGTGGCGCGGCGCTCGCGGGCGTACCGGCACCGGCGACGGCGGCGCGGGTGTTCGCGACGACGCTTCTCAACCCCAAGGCCCTCGTCTTCGCCTTCGCGATCTTCCCGGCGGGATCGCCGGCCTCCTTCGCGCTCCATTTCTTCGCCTTCGCGGCGGCGGTGGTGGCGGTGTCCACGGGATGGATCGCGGCGGGCGCCGCGATCGCGCGCAGCCCGGGCGGTGTGGTTACGCCGGCGCGGGTGTCGCGGGTGGCCGCGGCGGTGCTGGCGCTGTTCTCTGTGCTGCTGGTCGCGGACGCCTCGGCGGCGGTGCTCGCGGGCTGA
- a CDS encoding cysteine-rich CWC family protein yields the protein MTTPPPPPRPMVCETCGAPFECLSGRGPDACWCAGLPFRLPMPLPPEAGPVADCLCPRCLAALAERLAATRD from the coding sequence GTGACGACGCCCCCGCCCCCGCCGCGTCCGATGGTCTGCGAGACCTGCGGCGCGCCCTTCGAATGCCTGAGCGGGCGCGGCCCGGACGCCTGCTGGTGCGCCGGCCTGCCGTTCCGCCTGCCGATGCCGCTGCCACCGGAGGCCGGCCCGGTCGCCGACTGCCTGTGCCCGCGCTGCCTCGCGGCCCTCGCCGAACGCCTCGCCGCGACGCGGGACTGA
- a CDS encoding ATP-dependent helicase gives MSASEFQGPRPGGIAARAMGAAAAPAAGGYLAGMNPEQREAVETLDGPVLVLAGAGTGKTRVLTTRIAHILATRRAFPSEILAVTFTNKAAREMKERIGHLVGGAVEGMPWLGTFHSIGVKMLRRHAELAGLRSDFTILDTDDQLRLMKQLIQAEGIDEKRWPARQLASAIDGWKNKGLRPHEIPEGEARAYVNGQGRKLYADYQARLKVLNACDFGDLLLETLAVLRDHPDVLAEYHRRFKFILVDEYQDTNVVQYLWLRLLAQGARNICCVGDDDQSIYGWRGAEVDNILRYERDFPGAKVIRLERNYRSTGHILAAASHLIAHNEARLGKTLFTDAAGDPEDPKVSVASSWDSEEEARAIGEEIERCQRRGVGLDDVAILVRASFQMREFEDRFITMGLPYRVIGGPRFYERLEIRDALAYFRLVSQPADDLAFERIVNTPRRGLGDATLRVLHEFGRRERVPLTEATRQLIATEEFKGRTRVALRDFVESIDRWRDQLPTMKHTDLAELILEESGYTEMWQNDRSAEAPGRLENLKELIRSMEEFDGMAGFLEHISLVMDRDSGDAGEAVSIMTLHSAKGLEFDTVFLPGWEEGLFPHQRALDEGGRSGLEEERRLAYVGITRAKKRCAIWFASNRRIHGSWQSSIPSRFLDELPEAHVEIAETGSNYGGYGRQNPYGASRFDQVERFSSNYETPGWQRAQKARAAAGGAGGGRGGFASPGQAPYGRAPRTIEGELVAKSVTTGEARFSIGDRVFHLKFGGGTVSAVEGNKLTVEFDKAGQKRVVESFVEKK, from the coding sequence ATGTCCGCATCCGAGTTCCAGGGTCCCCGTCCCGGCGGCATCGCCGCCCGCGCGATGGGTGCGGCGGCGGCCCCCGCGGCCGGCGGCTATCTCGCCGGCATGAATCCCGAGCAGCGCGAAGCGGTCGAAACCCTCGACGGTCCGGTCCTGGTGCTGGCCGGTGCCGGCACCGGCAAGACGCGCGTGCTCACCACCCGCATCGCCCACATCCTGGCGACGCGCCGCGCCTTTCCCTCCGAGATCCTCGCGGTCACCTTCACCAACAAGGCCGCGCGCGAGATGAAGGAGCGCATCGGCCATCTGGTCGGCGGGGCGGTCGAGGGCATGCCCTGGCTCGGCACATTCCACTCGATCGGCGTCAAGATGCTGCGCCGCCACGCCGAGCTCGCCGGGCTCCGCTCCGACTTCACCATCCTCGACACCGACGACCAGCTGCGCCTGATGAAGCAGCTGATCCAGGCCGAGGGCATCGACGAGAAGCGCTGGCCGGCGCGCCAGCTCGCCTCCGCCATCGACGGCTGGAAGAACAAGGGCCTCCGGCCCCACGAGATCCCCGAGGGCGAGGCGCGCGCCTACGTCAACGGCCAGGGCCGCAAGCTCTACGCCGACTATCAGGCCCGCCTGAAGGTGCTGAACGCCTGCGACTTCGGCGACCTGCTGCTCGAGACGCTCGCCGTCCTGCGCGACCACCCGGACGTGCTCGCCGAGTACCACCGCCGTTTCAAGTTCATCCTGGTCGACGAGTACCAGGACACCAACGTGGTGCAGTATCTCTGGCTGCGCCTGCTCGCCCAGGGCGCGCGCAACATCTGCTGCGTCGGCGACGACGACCAGTCGATCTACGGCTGGCGCGGCGCCGAGGTCGACAACATCCTGCGCTACGAGCGCGACTTCCCGGGCGCCAAGGTGATCCGGCTCGAGCGCAACTACCGTTCGACCGGGCACATCCTCGCCGCCGCCTCGCACCTGATCGCCCACAACGAGGCCCGCCTCGGCAAGACGCTGTTCACCGACGCCGCCGGCGATCCCGAGGATCCCAAGGTCTCGGTCGCCTCGTCCTGGGATTCGGAGGAGGAGGCCCGCGCGATCGGCGAGGAGATCGAGCGCTGCCAGCGCCGCGGCGTCGGCCTCGACGACGTCGCGATCCTGGTGCGCGCCTCGTTCCAGATGCGCGAGTTCGAGGACCGCTTCATCACCATGGGCCTGCCCTACCGGGTGATCGGCGGCCCGCGCTTCTACGAGCGCCTCGAGATCCGCGACGCCCTTGCCTATTTCCGCCTCGTCTCGCAGCCGGCCGACGACCTCGCCTTCGAGCGCATCGTCAACACCCCGCGCCGCGGCCTCGGCGACGCCACGCTGCGGGTGCTGCACGAGTTCGGCCGCCGCGAGCGGGTGCCGCTGACCGAGGCGACGCGCCAGCTGATCGCCACCGAGGAGTTCAAGGGCCGCACCCGCGTCGCGCTGCGCGACTTCGTCGAGAGCATCGACCGCTGGCGCGACCAGCTTCCCACCATGAAGCACACCGATCTCGCCGAGCTGATCCTCGAGGAGAGCGGCTATACCGAGATGTGGCAGAACGACCGCTCGGCGGAGGCGCCCGGCCGGCTGGAGAACCTCAAGGAGCTGATCCGCTCCATGGAGGAGTTCGACGGCATGGCCGGCTTCCTCGAGCACATCTCGCTGGTGATGGACCGCGACTCCGGCGACGCCGGCGAGGCGGTGTCGATCATGACGCTGCACTCGGCCAAGGGCCTCGAGTTCGACACCGTGTTCCTGCCCGGCTGGGAGGAGGGCCTGTTCCCGCACCAGCGCGCCCTCGACGAGGGCGGCCGCTCCGGCCTCGAGGAGGAGCGCCGGCTCGCCTATGTCGGCATCACCCGGGCCAAGAAGCGCTGCGCCATCTGGTTCGCCTCCAACCGACGCATCCACGGATCCTGGCAGTCCTCGATCCCCTCGCGCTTCCTCGACGAGCTGCCCGAGGCCCACGTCGAGATCGCCGAGACCGGCTCCAACTACGGCGGCTACGGCCGCCAGAACCCCTACGGCGCCTCGCGCTTCGATCAGGTCGAGCGCTTCTCGTCCAACTACGAGACGCCCGGCTGGCAGCGCGCCCAGAAGGCGCGCGCCGCGGCGGGCGGCGCCGGCGGCGGGCGCGGCGGCTTCGCCTCGCCCGGTCAGGCGCCCTACGGCCGCGCGCCGCGGACGATCGAGGGCGAACTGGTCGCCAAGTCCGTCACCACCGGCGAGGCCCGCTTTTCGATCGGCGACCGGGTGTTCCACCTGAAGTTCGGCGGCGGCACCGTGTCGGCGGTCGAGGGCAACAAGCTCACCGTCGAGTTCGACAAGGCCGGCCAGAAGCGCGTCGTCGAGAGCTTCGTGGAGAAGAAGTGA